The Helicobacter cetorum MIT 00-7128 region CATGCTAAAATGGCGCAATTGAAGTTTGATTTGTCAAAATTAAGGACGCAGTTCCACCGCCTAGATTTATTCAATCGGCACAAATCGCAACGCTAAAATTTGAAAATAAGGAAATTTGATGAAAAACCGCTATATTCAGCAATTTGAGGACGCTCAGTTAAAGGGCAAGACAATGCCACAATTCAAAGCGGGCGATACCCTAAGACTTGGTATCACTATTAAAGAGGGCGAAAAGACTAGAACGCAATATTTTGAAGGCGTTTGTATCGCTATTAGAGGTAATGGCGTAGACAAAACTTTCTGCGTGCGTAAAATGGGAGCCAATAATATTGGTGTAGAGAAGATTTTCCCTTTTTATAGCGAGAGTTTAGCAAGCGTTGAAGTATTGCGTATCGGTAGAGTGCGCCGTGCGAAACTCTACTACTTGCGTGATAGAAGAGGTAAAGCAGCTAGAATTAAAGAGATTCGCAAGTAAGCTCAATTAGATTTTTCTTTTAAAGCTCTGTTTTTAGCACAGAGCTTTATGCGATTATTTTTCAACTTATTATGATTGTGCTATAGTAAAAATAGGGGGCATTTCCCTATACATTTTTGAGGCACAATGTTTTTTGCCCCCAACCATTCTTAAAACTTTTATCACTAAAACTTGAATCTGACTTTTTGTTTTAACTTTGCTTATTATATAAAAGGCTATCTTATGGGTTAAAAGATGATTGCTTTTATTCAATAATGGCAATACTCTAATTAAACGCTGATAATAAAACATAAAAGAGCTTAACGCTTAAATTGCATGATGCTTATAACTTTGCAAAGCATTTGAGGCTAGTATCTCTTGAGGTTCAACAAAGACTAGATGTTTTTTTAAAAGTCCTATGAAGAAAAATAACTTTTACAACAAAAATAAAGTCTAAAGCATTTTTTTAAAAATAAGCTTTCTTGTATAAAAAAATCAAAGAATGATAAAAGGGTTACAAGCAAAAAGAATCAAAATCATTTTATGATGAAGTGATTCATATCTTTTTATATTCTAAACCAATCAAATCATATCAATATCAAATTTCTTTGATTAAAAGTATTAAAAATGTAAAAAATGTATTATAGATTTTAAGCATTACTTTTATACTCATATTTTAAAATCATTATTTTTTATTACAAAATAATTAAGGCTTAAATGGATTGTTTTTAGCATTTAGAAAAAAAACGAAAAAAGCATAAAAAACAATACTATTTGTTATCTAAAATCTCATAAATTAGCTAAAATTGATACTAAAATACTCATTTTTATATAAACAATGATAAATAAAGATAGATTTAAGATAGTCTTTGATAGCATAGTAGAAGTTTATCAAGTATTAAATATTTGGTAAATTATTGGAAAATGGAATTATTGAATTATTTTAAATTGTTTTAAAAGGAGATTTTATGAAAAAATTGGCAGTTATTAGTTTATTGAGTTTAACAAGTCTTATCGCAGAAAATAGCGGAGGCTTTTTAGGAGGAGGGTTTCAATACTCTAATTTAGATAATCAGCAAACCACTCGCTCACCCGGGTTTAACAATGATACACAAGTGAATTTGGAGGCGTTGCAATCACCCATAGCACCACAACCACAAGGGCAAGCTCAGCAAGGTGGAGCAGAAGCTAATGGTGGCAGTGTTGGTGGTGCTAAGAAGTAGTGTAACAACAAATAAGCATAAGAATATTAAAAAGGATTAAAGAATGAATATGAAGAAAATTATTTCAGCAAGCTTAGTTTCTATGGTTGGTAGCTCTATTCTTTTAGGTGTAGAATCTAGCGAGACTCAAGCACAACAACCTAGCTCCTCAGTAAGCAGTAGTTCAGTCTCTTCAGTTCCAAGTTCTCAGCAAGAAACAAGTGAAAGTAGCTCCAAAGCAGAGCAAGAATCTAGCGCTGAGGGACACCAAGCACAAAATGAATCCCCCACAAGCTCGCCAACTCAAGGACAAGAGAGTTCAAGTAGTGGAGGTGGTGTGAGCGGTAAAGACAGCGCTCAAAGCGAGACAAGTCCTACAGCAAAAGCTCCAGAGCAAAGTTCTTCAAGCAAAAATGAGAGCGAACCTCAGGCTCAAGCCTCTCCAAGCCCAAGTTCTCCGGGTTCAATCAGTAATGACAATCATCAAGCAAGTAGTGCGCCTACTCCTCAAGCTTCAGCACCTCAAGTTTCTACCCCCCCCCCCACCAAGTGGCACACCTACAGCTCCTAGTAGTTCTATAGGTAGTTTGCAAACGCAATTAACTGACGCAACCAATAAGCTTTTTTCACAAATGAGTGGTGATAGTGTAGCCACAAATGGAGGCTATACTACTAGTGCTAATGGAAGTATTATCCCTAATGCTAATAGTTTAGATGCTAAATATGATAACGCCATGAATGCTCTTTATGGCACAAGCGGTATGACTTATGAAGATGCTCAAAGTGCGACTAGTGGAACTATTGCAGTAAGTGGTGGCACAAATGGCATGAAAGCAGCTAGTGGTTCAGTTTATGGTAATTATCAAGATGCACAAAATGCTATTAATGAAACAGCCAAAGCCCTATTTGGTGCAGTAACTACAACAAGTGGCACAACTTCTATTGCTGCAGCAGAGGGTAGTGCTACAGAGGGCTTTAGTGTAGGAAGTGGGAGTCTTGCTAGTAAGTTTGATAGCGCTATGAATGATTTGTATTCTAAGATGACAAGCGCAGAGGGTGGCAGTAGCACTGTAACAACAGCATACACAACAAGCGATGGTCAAATTCAAGCGGCTGAGGGGTCGGTAGCACAGCTATATAACACTGCAAAAACCAATCTTGAGGGCGCACAAACACTAAGCAACCAAACACTAACCTTGCTTTATGGTGATAGTAACAATACTCCTATTACAAGCTCTACTAGTGCCTCTGCTACAAGCCTTTATACTCTTATGAAAGATGTAAACAAAACTTCAAGTTCAACCAATATTACAAGTGGCTTACTCACTGCTGTGTTAGATGATGCGCAAACTTTGCAAACAACCTTAAATAAAGCTACAAGCGGTGGTTCAGATACTAATTCAGCAACCGAAGTTCAAGCTGTGAGTTCTGGTTCAAGTGGTGCAAGCTCTAGCTCACAATCTGTTATAACCACTCTTAAAACAACAGTAGGTAATGTTGTAACTACCTTACAAAACGCATTAAGTCAGTTAGCTAAACCTAGTGGGCAAGACCTAGCGCAAGCAACACTAAAGGGGCTTTCAGCGGATTTAAAAACACTTGAGCAACAAACTGCTAGTGTAGCACAAGCAAAGCAGAATAATACTGAGACTATCAATACTTTGCTTGACCAAGCCCAACAAGCTCTTTATGGAACTACTGGAAACCCCGGAACAGCCCAAAGCCCTCAAACAGGTAGTGTGTATGAGAACTATCAAAAAGCTTATGATGCTCTTTATGGCACATCTACAAGCAGTGAGGGTGGACAATCTACAACTACAAAAGGCACAGAGCAAAATCCGGCTAGTGGTAGTCTAGCTGACCAATTTGATAAAGCATGGACAAAATATGAAGACGCTGTAGATAAGATGTATCAAACTACAAGCACAACAGATGGTCAATCTACTATTAAGCAACCAACAGTTACCTTTACCCCTAATCCTAGTGGTAATAATAAACAAGGTAAGGTAACTCCCGTTACTGATGATAGTAATAGTTTAAATCATCAGTATTCTTCTTTAAATAACGCTATTTATGGTGCTAGTAGTGAAACAAGTGGGACAGGAACTCTTGAAAGTCCAGCTGAAAACAGCTTACAAAAACAATATAGTAGTGCTGTAGAGCAAGTGCAAACAGCGGGAAAAAACCTTGTTGATGCCATAGACGCACAAGCTAAGGGATTAAACACTACTCAAGCAGGCATGACAGCCTCTAATATGTCTTCAATGTCAGCTCAAACCAACGCTCTAAGCAATGCGATTATTACACTAAGCAGTATTGGGACTTTTTCTAATTTGGATAATTTGAGTAATACACTTAAAAACCTTGAGGATAGCCAAAAGAATTTGAGCAATCATTTAAATTCCTCTAGTGCGAGCGTGGGAGCTTTGACTCAAGGCACTAACTCTACTTTAGCTACTATCAATAAAGCTATTGGCGAAGTGGACGCACAATTATTGGCTTTAAGCGGTTCTAGTGAGTCTTCAAATCCTAATGCAACTACAGAAAAAACCCTTTTAAGCTCCCTAAAAACCACTTTAACCAACCAAAAGAATGCGTTGCTGAGTGTGCAAAAGAATGTTAATATGGCTATAGCTAGTGCGAAGAAAACTACCGTTGCTACTGTTACCAACACCAACAACCATGGTCAAATGTATGGGGTGAATGTTATGGCAGGTTATAAACACTTCTTTGGTAAGAAAAAGCGCTGGGGCTTTAGAACTTATGCTTACTATAGCTTTAATCATGCTAACTTAAGCTTTGTAGGCACTCAAGCAGGTTATATGAATGGAGCAAGCCAGGTGAATAACCACACTTATGGTGTAGGCTTTGATGCACTCTATAACTTCTATGAGAGCAAAGAGGGCTATAACACTGCAGGAATCTTTTTTGGCTTTGGTTTAGGAGGTGAAACATGGCTTGTGCAAGGAGAGAGCCATTTTAAAAACATGATGAATGCTTGTAATGCTATGACAGGTTGTAGTGCAAGCATGAATACAAGCTATTTCCAAATGCCTGTTCAAGTGGGCTTTAGAACTAACTTTGCTAAGCATAGTGGTATTGAACTAGGCTTTAAAGTGCCTTTATTTGTCAATCAATTCTACAAAGAGCGTGGGGAATATGGTGATGTAGATGTATTCTATAAGCGCAACTTCTCTATGTATCTTAACTATATGATTAATTTTTAATCTTAGTTTTTATAATTAGAAATTATTAAAACTTCATATAGACTTTAATCATACCAACTTCATACCAAAGGCTTTTAAAAAGCCTTTGGGTTTAAAATGGTTTTGGTTTTGTTGGTATCTCACATTTAAAAGATTACTTTTTAATTTTCTATTTAGCTTTTTAACTTTGCAAAATTAGTATCAACTTATATTCAATCGTAGGGTTTTATAAAAGCTATAAATTGTTGCAATTAACAATACTTGCTTAAAATAGTGTTAAGTAAAAATACATGTTGTATATATGTTGTTTCTTGCTTGCTCTTAAGTTTTTAGTTGGTAGAACCCTCATTTTATGGCAATCTATAAACAACCACTTTAACTTCAGGTCAAAATTACAATTTTTCACATTTTTGTTTAACTTTAAAGTATTGTTAATATTGAAATATTTTTTGATATTAAAATTTTATTTACTAAAAGGTCTAAATTAGTTTTATATTGATTAGAAACATTTAAAAAGTGTATAAAAGAAACACAATTAACAAAATTTATGCAATAATCTATTAATTTTAGGAAAAATATTCAAAATTCATAAGAATTTTAATGATTGATTAATGAAACTTGTTGAATAATTTTACATCTTAATAACATAAGGAGTCTTTATGGGTAATACAGAAGTGCGTCCAGGTGCAATGACTTATGTCATCTTTTTGCTAGGTATTTTATTTTTGTCTTTTACAGCTCCTTGGCAAAAGATGTCTAATTTTGACCCTGCAACGGGGGCATTTTTACGCTGTTTAGGTGGAGCATTATGTTTAGTTCCATTTGCATTTATTGAGGCCAAGAAAAAGGGTTGGTTAAATAAGAAAGGTATTTGGCTTTCTATTTTAGCAGGACTTGTTTTAGGGATTGATTTTACCGCATGGAATTATTCTATCTTTTTTGTGGGTTCTGGGATTGCCTCTATTTTGTTAAATATCCAAGTAATCATTTTGCCCGCATTGGCCTTAATGATTGATAAAGAAAAAATTCCTTTAAGCTATTATATTTTAGCACCCATTATGCTTACGGGTGTGATTCTAGCTGGTGGAGCCTTAGAGCATGGCATAGTAGATCCTAATGGTCCTCAAGAAGTCTTTGGTATGAGTATTATGGCGGTAGGCACAATTTGCGGTTTGACTTCAGGGTGTTGTTATGGGGTATATTTGTTTGCTAGTAGAAGAGCAGGGCGTATCAATCAAGGTCAAATTGTCCAACCTATTATGATTGCCTCTTTTGCACAGCTTGTAGCTCCTTTGATTTGGGCGTATGTCATTACCGGAAATGGTTTTGATATGGCAACTGGTGTTATGGTAGAGACTGCTCAAAGCTTGGATATTGGTGAGATGATAAGGGGCTTAAGAGAAATGCACTTGCCTAAAGATGAAATTGAGCAATTAACTAGCGTTGCCCATGCTGTTACAGCGGGCGACCCCATTAATGGTGTGAGCTGGTTTTGGATGTTTATAGAGTGTGTTCTAGGTCAAGCATGTGCATGGACTTTTGCTCAATATGGCAGTGTGAAATTGAATCCGACTTTAGGGGCGGGATTACTCATCTTAAGTCCTGTAGCCACCGTTGCTATTATTGCTCCATTCTTGTTTGGCGAGACTTTATCTACCTTACAAATTGTTGGGGTTGTAGTAGCGTTACTAGCCGTAGCCTATCAAAATGGCTTATTGAAAGCTATTTTTACTAAGAAAATCTCTTAAATAATGCCTTGGATAAAGGGGCTTAAGCTCCTTTATCTTTAGTTTTTATTCTATAAATAATCCAAGTATTAAAGATGAATTTATTGTCTATCAAGTATAATCAAACCACTTTTATAAGAATAAAAGCATAAATAAAGGCAAACAATGACTAAACGAGAGAGAGCAAAAGGGGCAATCCTTTGAAATCAGTTTTTAATCTCAAAGCAAATTCTAGGGGTATATTAAGCTTTTTGATGCTATTTGGCATATTAACCGAATGCAAGGCGCATATAAAAGACGGGGTTTTTATAGAGGGTGGGTTTGAGAGCGGATTGTTAGAAAGCAGAGAGGAAAAAGAATTAAAAACCCCGCAAATAGAGCCTCTATTATTTGAAAAACTTATGCAAAACTCTAAAAAAGTCTATTATTCTAATAATGAAATCAATGATAAAACTTCACAAATATTTACAAATGAAAGTTTAAATACTGCTAGTAGTGGCTTTAGCACATTAAGTGGACTTAAAGTCTCTTTGGATAGCCAAAATAACACCCTTGATATTAAAAACTTTATGCCCTATGCTTTGCATAATCTTGATTTGGTATTAACTAAAGATAATGGGCAAAAAGTCATTATTGGTGGTTTAGAGAGTCTAGGCGCTCAAAGTCAAGTAAAATTGAATGCAGAAAATTTAGAAATATTAAAAGGAATCAAAGACCCTAAGTTAAGCTTAGAGGCGTCATCATTTTCTGATAGTAATACTGCTAGGGTGCTAAAAGCTTTAAGTAAAATCAATACAGATATTATAGGGCGTTTTGATGTTTCACATGTGTATCAACATTTTAATCCTAAACAAATGAGTGTGGAGCAAGCCAAGGATTTTACAAATATTATGTATGATTTAGCTTATGTGTTGAGCTCTGATGAATGGG contains the following coding sequences:
- a CDS encoding DMT family transporter gives rise to the protein MGNTEVRPGAMTYVIFLLGILFLSFTAPWQKMSNFDPATGAFLRCLGGALCLVPFAFIEAKKKGWLNKKGIWLSILAGLVLGIDFTAWNYSIFFVGSGIASILLNIQVIILPALALMIDKEKIPLSYYILAPIMLTGVILAGGALEHGIVDPNGPQEVFGMSIMAVGTICGLTSGCCYGVYLFASRRAGRINQGQIVQPIMIASFAQLVAPLIWAYVITGNGFDMATGVMVETAQSLDIGEMIRGLREMHLPKDEIEQLTSVAHAVTAGDPINGVSWFWMFIECVLGQACAWTFAQYGSVKLNPTLGAGLLILSPVATVAIIAPFLFGETLSTLQIVGVVVALLAVAYQNGLLKAIFTKKIS
- the rplS gene encoding 50S ribosomal protein L19 — its product is MKNRYIQQFEDAQLKGKTMPQFKAGDTLRLGITIKEGEKTRTQYFEGVCIAIRGNGVDKTFCVRKMGANNIGVEKIFPFYSESLASVEVLRIGRVRRAKLYYLRDRRGKAARIKEIRK
- a CDS encoding outer membrane protein, with amino-acid sequence MTIIKQVVRLLLKLQHLKFLPPPPPSGTPTAPSSSIGSLQTQLTDATNKLFSQMSGDSVATNGGYTTSANGSIIPNANSLDAKYDNAMNALYGTSGMTYEDAQSATSGTIAVSGGTNGMKAASGSVYGNYQDAQNAINETAKALFGAVTTTSGTTSIAAAEGSATEGFSVGSGSLASKFDSAMNDLYSKMTSAEGGSSTVTTAYTTSDGQIQAAEGSVAQLYNTAKTNLEGAQTLSNQTLTLLYGDSNNTPITSSTSASATSLYTLMKDVNKTSSSTNITSGLLTAVLDDAQTLQTTLNKATSGGSDTNSATEVQAVSSGSSGASSSSQSVITTLKTTVGNVVTTLQNALSQLAKPSGQDLAQATLKGLSADLKTLEQQTASVAQAKQNNTETINTLLDQAQQALYGTTGNPGTAQSPQTGSVYENYQKAYDALYGTSTSSEGGQSTTTKGTEQNPASGSLADQFDKAWTKYEDAVDKMYQTTSTTDGQSTIKQPTVTFTPNPSGNNKQGKVTPVTDDSNSLNHQYSSLNNAIYGASSETSGTGTLESPAENSLQKQYSSAVEQVQTAGKNLVDAIDAQAKGLNTTQAGMTASNMSSMSAQTNALSNAIITLSSIGTFSNLDNLSNTLKNLEDSQKNLSNHLNSSSASVGALTQGTNSTLATINKAIGEVDAQLLALSGSSESSNPNATTEKTLLSSLKTTLTNQKNALLSVQKNVNMAIASAKKTTVATVTNTNNHGQMYGVNVMAGYKHFFGKKKRWGFRTYAYYSFNHANLSFVGTQAGYMNGASQVNNHTYGVGFDALYNFYESKEGYNTAGIFFGFGLGGETWLVQGESHFKNMMNACNAMTGCSASMNTSYFQMPVQVGFRTNFAKHSGIELGFKVPLFVNQFYKERGEYGDVDVFYKRNFSMYLNYMINF